Genomic segment of Strix uralensis isolate ZFMK-TIS-50842 chromosome 14, bStrUra1, whole genome shotgun sequence:
TCTCAAACCTTGGGGAAGCCAGGAGCCAGAAAGGTGTGGGCATTAAACAGGCGAACAACAGGTCAGGTAAGAAAAATACTGCCTCTTCATTTAATGTTTAAGGACATCAGTAAACAAATAGAACAGTACAGACAGTCAGAGGCTAAACCCCTCCCGCCTCCCCAAACAGCACACTCCAAACCACAACAGGTACCAGGTGATGACTCGGGAGAAGGAGCAGCAAAGTCTGGGATTTGAGGGATGGCCAAGAGAAATCTCTGCTGTGCGAGGGCAAGACAACGGGACTTGGCGGAAGCAGCTTCCCTCACCCACAAGCAGAGCGGTATCTCCTGGGTACAGTCAAGAGGGAATGGTTTCCACTCCGAGCAAGCAGCTCTAAATCTCTTGCTAACACACAGAAGGGCCATGTGTGAACTTGGAAAAAACACAGCTGGAAGCTACATTAGAGGTGCAAGACACACTATGTACTGACCTTGGCAGCCAAACCTCTGTTCCACAGTGATTTTAGCCTCTCGGAGAATAAAGAAAACAGGGAAGTTAGGTCCAACTTGGCAAAGTGTTGCAGTACTCATTTGTGAACGtgaaactgggggggggggggggggggggggggggatgtggaaATGAAGACGACTGTGCTCTGCATACATTCTTCTATCCTGCTCCATCAAgctgctccctgctccagagACACTCCTGACCCCTATCCCACCACTGGCCTTGTCTCCTTGAATAGTTTTCCTTGAGCTGTGGAGCATCAGATGGTTAGGAGGGACGTGAGGAAGCAACTCTCAGTGCAGGCTTCAGAGGACAGTCGACTGGGTACCTGAGTGCAGGGCCAGGGAGAGCAGGATGTAtcagctgttgctgctgaagaGAGGCAGAGATCGTAGGCACAATCGCTCCAGCTCCCACCTTGCTGGCAGAAGCCCGCATGGAAGTTACGGGAGGTGACTGAACCAGCACGGGTCAGGCTCTGAAGGCAGTCGCACGGCTGCCAGCCAGTACACAGCACAGATTTGAGCACTACTTGAATTTCCCAGAGCGGTGACAGCTGGAACCATGACACATGGTGGAAAGTAAGGAACACATTTCACTGCTCTCTGCCTCTCCAGGTAACAGAAGACTGCAGCGGTGTTGTTTCTGCCGACACCACATGCAATCAAATACGAAGGGAGGGCTAACTGGCTCCTACGTGGCCCAGTTATCTGCTCCAAGCACCCATGTCCAATGCGGGACCCCCCACAGTCCAGAGCCCTCAGATCTCAACGTCACTCTCTTTGTCATTATCGTGGTCACCGTCATAAAACTCGTTGGCAGCTTCAGGCCTGGGGGAAAGACAAATCACCATCAGGAAGGAGAGCCCTGGCACCCTTGGGGCCAGAGAAGAATGCCCAGGTCACACTGCCGAAGGTCAGAAGATGCCCTGCACCCAACCATCCCATGAAATGTTATGTGAGGAGACCACACGTTTCTACAGAGGGGTTCCCTGGATAAAACCAGAGACTCAGAAGTGACTTAGTATCTGTTCTGGGAAACAGACGGTCTCCAATATATGATCTGCCCATCCTAGAAGGGACAGAAAGGGAAGCCTATTTCTCCAGAACAAGATCTGGTACCTGCTGTAGTTTTCCTCAGAGCCTCTTTCCTCTGGATCAGGCTCATCTGTGCGATCGTAGCTGAGCAAGTCGGAAGGGACATCATGGATCTGCACACTGGGAGCATGGTTCAGCATTTTCAGATTCTCAAATATCGTCTGCCTGATCTGATCCAAGTActacacagagaaaacagagagggaTTACCACAGTGAGATCTGGCAGGCTGCACAGAGCCACAATTGTTAGCACTGCTACTTGCCTGCATCATCTATGTGGTggccatgagaaaaaaaattgtgcaaaAAGCTATTTATCAGAGCAGAGGAGGTGGGAGAGTTAACTCAATCACTGATACTCAAGCACATAGAAAACAGTAAGACAACGCAGCAAGGTTCTCAAATGCTCTGAGACTTTCTGACATCCCAGAAAAAGggttctgctttttctctgtcagTTTTCTGCCCCACAAGAATTCCTTGCCTGGGCTTTACCTGGACTGAGCTCCAACCACAGGGTTTTGGAAGTACATAGCTGATACTGCAATAAGGCTGCAAGCACTAACCTGCCTGGAGTTCTGATTTTCAATCCTTGTACTGACATCAGGATGAAGGGTGAAGTCTGGAGCGAAGTATTCAAAGTACTCTGTGATGGAACAAGCAAGAGTTACAACACAGAGGAAAGGGAGGCAGCCTgcactgctctgcagagctcGCTCTCCCACCATGCCAGGAGTGATCAGACCCTAAAAAGCAGCGATGTACAGCTCTGCAACGGCATGAAACTGTTAACAGAGCAAGCAAAAGTAACAGCTCACTGAACAGGAAACGATCCAAATTAGATGATACATGACACAGTAAGGGTGTGTCTGCCCAGCAAAGTCTACAGGTGAGTGGTAGGAGATGACTAAGGTCATCTAAGATCAGAAAGCGCTGTCACTTTGGCCCTGGTCTTATCTCTGTCAAATGCAGAATAGAAGCGTTAATTCTTCAGTTGATATAACAAACACTTTAGCTCAGCtaatgaggaaaaaacagaactcCAACTTACCACTGTATGGGAGCTCTTCGCTAATTGCTTCATCTACAAGCAATGATGTTTCATAAGTCCTGAAAACATGGAATAAGATGAGCTCAGTCCAGAGAAAGCTACACGGTACATGCACGGACAAAGCCCACAGCAATTGTTTAACCAGTGACCTTCAACAAGCAGAGAAGAGACTCACCAGCATCGTGCCACATTGCGGACTGTGTAACCACCTCCTCCCAGTACCAACAAGGGGATGTTGAAGCTCTTTACATACTCCACGCACTCCCtagaaaccccaaacaaaaaaatgacagaGCTGTTAACTGCAGCACACTCATGGGTCAGAAATGCCACTGTGcactccaccaccaccacagccGGTGTGATGCACGAGCCTCAACCACGTGCTACTCTGCGAACCACCAGTCTGCAGCACCTTGTACAAAGCCTCATTCTGAGATCCTCTTCTGTCACacaagagttaaaaaaaccccaaaactgcagGTGTGGCTGGAAGGCTGAAGTCAAAGCTTAAGCCTTGCAGCAGAGGACTCATTAGAGGCCTGCAGACTAAAGGACAGTCTTTCAACTAAACTGCTCTGCCCCAGCCGCGCTGTACTTACCCATGTCCTCTTATACTGAGGTTAAAACAACCCAAACGGTCGCAACCCAGAGAATCAGCACCGCACTGGGAAAAAAGAACAATCAGATTTTTGCTAGAGGCATTGCTTTGCAGGCATACGTCACCATCCCCACCCCTTGGCCACCCTCACGCACCAGAGGTTACAGTCAGCAGCTCAGCTGGGACACACCAACCCTGATTCCCCGGGAAGAGAAGGCAACACATCGATAGTAGCCCCCTCCAACCTACAGCCTCTGAAAGGGATGGACATGTGCACAGAGCCTTGCTTCCTTACCTGCAGTACTATGCAGGTGGGCTGATAGTAATCTACCACCTGGTTAATGACTGGCTGGAAGAGGTGTTTATAACCTTTGGAGAGAAAAGTAGATTTGTCATGGCTCTGGAGCAGAAGGAGCAGCAAACGCCTGGGCAAGGGGAAAGGGCAGGAAACACCTACTTTGGTCATCAATGCCATCTCGTAGAGGCACGTTGAGACAGTAGTAACGACCGCTCTCTGCACCAACTTCATACATGTCACCTGGccagggaaaggcaggagagacaCAACAGCTTTAAGACTTCAGAGGTGTAGAAAGGCCAGATCTGGTCTGGGTTGGTATCTCTTAACCTAGCTAGGATCCCTCTTTCTTACAAATAACTATAC
This window contains:
- the HDAC3 gene encoding histone deacetylase 3 — translated: MAKTVAYFYDPDVGNFHYGAGHPMKPHRLALTHSLVLHYGLYKKMIVFKPYQASQHDMCRFHSEDYIDFLQRVSPNNMQGFTKSLNAFNVGDDCPVFPGLFEFCSRYTGASLQGATQLNNKICDIAINWAGGLHHAKKFEASGFCYVNDIVIGILELLKYHPRVLYIDIDIHHGDGVQEAFYLTDRVMTVSFHKYGNYFFPGTGDMYEVGAESGRYYCLNVPLRDGIDDQSYKHLFQPVINQVVDYYQPTCIVLQCGADSLGCDRLGCFNLSIRGHGECVEYVKSFNIPLLVLGGGGYTVRNVARCWTYETSLLVDEAISEELPYSEYFEYFAPDFTLHPDVSTRIENQNSRQYLDQIRQTIFENLKMLNHAPSVQIHDVPSDLLSYDRTDEPDPEERGSEENYSRPEAANEFYDGDHDNDKESDVEI